In the Silene latifolia isolate original U9 population chromosome 1, ASM4854445v1, whole genome shotgun sequence genome, GGGACGATGAATTTCTACGTCCTCACTGGATGGACGTTGAATATAGTCGTCCATTGTAGGTTGGGACGTGTAATATTCACGTCTGTCATGGGCTAAGACGTGTACTGTTCACGTCTATCCTGGTGATGGACGTGAATATTCATTGTCCGCTCATGGTTCAGACTATTAAATTGGTTTTTCGTcattttatttagtttttttCGTAAATTTAGGTCGTTTTACATATTTTAGCATCTAATCATTATTAATTTTGCGTGTTAACAGGATTCATTTGAGGTGTTTGGTGTAAACGATGTTAATTACAACTACTATAAGCTACGTGGCCACCAAAGCTACGTAGGACGCTAAGGACACTTCGACCACCCTCAACCGGACCTGTAAGACGCCAAGATACATCCGGAGTCTTTGTCTTCTTCCTCCTCGTGCTACTAGATGAACCATCACCAAGCGGCATATATCGACCTCTACCATCCCATACCACCTTTTTAGGTGGTAGTGCGGCGGCCTCCTTGTCAAGAAAACGAGAGTCATCCTCCTCCTTTGCCGCCACaatctcctcttcctcctcctcctcatcatcatcatcatcctcatgcTCAACCACATAGTCAAAATTCTCCTCCTCCTCAGTATCAGAATTGGCTACTGTCTCCCTAAAAAACGCAATCGGTAAATCAATCTCGGTCATAACGGGCTCGGGAGTAGCGTCGGGAGTAGCGTCGGGAGTACCGTCGGGAGTAGGGTCGGGAGAAGGGCGGATTTGGATGCCCCTACCCCTACCCCTACCTCCCCGACCATGACGTGGCGCTAACGGTAAGGGGATACGCCGCTTAGAGTTTGTCACTCTTCGGTCTTTCGTACGACCTAATGATGTCATAATGTAATCTTCGCTGTTCGACATCTGCATTTACGAGATTAAAACGttagataaataaaaataaacaagttTTCATacaaaacttatataaaaaaattacttttaatacaaataaattcaaaattacataaaattaacaacttttaatacaaaagaaatataaattacccatttaaatacaaaattaacaacttttaatacaaaaaaatataaattacccatttaaatacaaaattaacaacttttaataaaaaaaaattaaccattaaaattcaaaatatacggttaaaacgaaataaaaagatcCGGACCATAGACGGACATTGAATTTCAATGTCCGATCATGGCCAAGAGATTGAGTTTCAACGTCTAAGACCAGGGAAGACGTTGAAACTCAACGTCCAAACCCAACACAGCCAGCTACTGTTCACGTCTGTACCCCAACAGACGTTGAACTTCAACGTCTCAACCCACGACAGACGTTGAACTTCAACGTCCATGCCCATATGAGACGTTGAATTTCAACGTCTCTACCCATCTCAGACGTTGAAGTTCAGCGTCCCTCCCCCTGTAAGACGTCATTTCCTACATTCTTAACAAACCCGACAACTACGTCAACAAATCAATCGACAACAACTACAACAACAAATCCATcgaaaacaacaacaaatccaTCGACAACAAACAACactaacaataacaacacaacaacaacaacaacaacaacaacaacaacaacaacaacaacaacaacaacaacaacaacaaatccgaCAATAATAAGCCGATTTGCGAAATTGAAACGAGAAAATAACAAGAATGAAGAAGAATAACGAAATTGAAACGAGGATTCATTCAAATCAAGACAAACATACATTACTAGCCTAATTAAAATCAAATTATACAactaaaactaaactaattaaaaaaaaacgACTTACTTGATAAAAAACAAGGAAATTGAGAAGTGGTTGGTGCTGCCGTCGTCGTCCGTGGTGTTGCTGCGGTGGTGGCGGAGGTGTTGCGGTGGTGGCGTGGTGCGGCGGGGTTGTAAGGGAGAATTAGAGAGTGAAAGAGAGAAAGGGAGTAGTGAATGAGAGAAAGTAAGGGTATgcgtcttttttttttaaaccgtcgacgatttgttataaaacgtcgacgacgtttcgCAACCCGGCCTATTTACTAGACTAGTAACATTGACGATTTCCAACTATTAATCGATTATATAAGTTGTATAATACTCGCATAGTCACACGCTAAACAAGGTATGTACCTCATCATTTAGGCAAATCCAACACTAACCCAATGTTCAGCAATGGTGGTTCCTAAAGGTGGCACTCGGGTTGGTTATGTGTATGGTCAAAATGAGCGGGTGATATTGGGTTTGTGTTGCGGGTCAATAACAGGTTTGGGTCGTTATAGTTAGGTCAGGCCTCAAGACGACTTTGGCTTGGGGTCAGTACCAGGTCTGATTAGCATACTACAGAATATATTCTATCTTACGTCTTTAATTTTGGATCAATAATTTCATGTTAAAATTATTTACGAATTCACTCATTTTAGTTGTTAGTGAAAACAATTGAGTTGAGTTTCAATTTAGTCTTATTTTGACCATTAGTAAACGCGACTACTTTGTTAACGAGTTATTAtcaaactagtttagatcccgcggaATGCATGCGCGGTATACATAGGGTTGttatttttaatttgttttagttATAGGTTAAATCGACACGTtattaattttcatatttcacaCCTAAGTATTTTGATTGGGGGAAAAAAGTAAATGTGTATCAATAATATCTATTTATAAATTTtctataaaaaaaaattcatcttATAAGCTAATAATATGAGCTTATAGTTTTATTTTCAACAGTAGTTATGCATGCGCTCAATCATTAATAATACCTCCAAATGAAAAATTTAGCAATATATAATTTATGGGtaaatcaaatttattttattttaatcaatAATTATATTTTAGAGTTTATACATTGATGAAAAGAAAATATGATAAAAGGATAATGGtttaatggaaaaaaaaaaaatcaatcttaTTTGTTTCCTTAATTAAAGAAGTACTTTTGGAGGAAAAACATTTCATAAtccttagggggcgtttggtatgggaaagggaaagagaattagATCAAGTAAGGGAAATGAGGGGTAAGGTATagaatcaatacatatatataaagtagaaacttttcgagcgatattatagagtccaacttttttaaaattcctaacaagagtagatttcgaaaatttaggacacgggacacggcatttaaatttaataaaatatatattttatagttatagatgtgtgattttatttttgaaaaagtattgaatattaaatttaaataagtgaaagtaaaacttacgttaattataactcattctcatttccaaaaccaaaaccaacttataataaatctatttcgacatctcattactagtctaaaTAATATCATTTGTCTCCAATTCAACTTATTTCCCCATCAAATTTaaccatataacaattctcgCCATTTAACTTAAATTCAAATTGATTCCGTTTGTAGGccaggtgtgtccaaataccatggacacgactcaaaataccatggacacgtgtcggacacgtgccgaaataaaagatgaaagttagacacggctttacaagtgtccgacacgttttgacgtgtgtccgacgagtgtcgtgtccgacacgggaacgccgattaggaggagtgtccgtgcaactTAGATTTATAAAgtagaaacttttcgagcgatattagagagtccaacttttttagaattcctaacaagagtagatttcgaaaaaaaattaataaaatgatcgtaataaaagtagattttcttaatattttaataaaattaacccAATATAAGTAGGTGATACAAAAATACACAAtaatgtaactaattatatgTTATATTAATAACATAAACATTATTCGTATACTGTATCTTAAATTTAATTAGTCATACTAAATGATAAGTTaacttaaacctaaaaaaatagcTTAAAAGCTAACTGAAAATTAAGAATGATAATTTAATTGATCAAgtaaaaaatgtttggcaaactaacgaAACATAGctgggtgtttttttttttttttggtaaaatgatacTCCAAAAGTACATAATAAGTTCTCTatatttaatattttaaattGGAGGAATAAAAAACACAGGTAACTTATTTCTCATTTCTCACTGCTACTCTTATTTTGGCAAATAATTTATCTATCAAgtattacaaaaaaaaattaagataaatgaaattttggtcaaaagcTTATTTCTTTGAAACAaagcctaaatatgagatttttcataATCTCCCGACCTTCCTCATATCTAATTAATTACTTCTTGTTTTTTTTCTGCCAATGTTTACTTATTTTTGACCCTATTGTTAGGAGTTGAtctcaaaatcctttttttttttaattttataatctccattatagctattggttcagaataaatattaACAATTAGGCATTGTAACACAAGGTACATATATATACTCCAAAATCATGAATAACAGAACAAAAATTATTGTTAACTCTACAATAAGAAAAAACATTTGTCTTGGATGTAGCGAATATAAATAAATTTTTACGCTCAAATTGAATTTTAAATCATGTCAACCATGAGTGTTATAAATAGGTAGAATAATATCATAATTGTTTGAGAAAGCTGTAGAATATATGAGTACATGACATTTAAATAGAAcgaaactattttaagatctcTCCGAGTTGAAGCGGTtatggttttgaaaatttttaccTGCAACAATAAGAAGACCTATATCCGTCATGTCTTATCCCCCATATGCCATCCTTGCTTTTAGGAGTcgttttttgttttcattatgcggGATTTGGTAGAGTGTTTTAGTTGGTGTAGACTTTGGGAGTaagattcattatcttttaggaattCCGCACCAAATGTACTTCATCCTCATTGCTTCTACACAATCGTCAAAACGGAAGTTTGACCATGATTttcgacatattaatggtcaaagttataaaAGTTTAACCTCTAAGAAACAAGGCGGAAGATGTTTAAGAAGGGAAGGGAGTATACATGATGAATTTTTTAATATAACTCATAATGGTAAGCTCTACCAAGTGTGGTATGTCGGttatgttgttgaggaacatTAACTCCGTAAGAGGATTATCTAACAGGATCTGTCATATTATCAATCGCCTTGGAAAATTCATAGTAGAAGCGAATATACATACGGATTCCAAAGTCGGCAAAAGGTACTGAACCCGAGGATAGTAATGACTTCCTCTGATACAAATATTGTTTTCATTCTTAAGCAGAGACAATATACGTCGAGGCCATGCTACGTAGATGTGACAAACAGATCTGGTCGTGTCGGGTTCAGGTGTCACATTTAAATGGATCATAAACTCTTCAGTAAAAAATCGACTCAATTAAATCGCGTGCCGTGTTCGTGTCGGTCCAGTTACATTAATGGGTaatcaagcctcaaccctaatccgttaatttcgtgtcgtagtttcgtgtcatgtcaatatttggaaagtgtaagtatatttatATAAGGATCAAGAAAAATTGGGATTAATTTAGTAGATAGGTTATTCGGGTCGGGTCCGTGTGTACAATGCTCAACCTAAACCtagcccaattaaatctcgtgtcgtgttcgtgtcgacccgcTTGTATAAATGAGTCTTTAAatgtcaacccaaacccgttaatttcatgTCGGATTcctgtcgtgttttcgtgtcatgccATTATTTGTCGGCTCTAATAATGCTGCGCCATGACAATAAACAAGAGTTAGGAACAGTGACAAAATCATGTTTAAATTTATCTGTCAAAACCAGTTTTTATTAATGGCCGGCTTTATGTAGAAGTGTTCATCCAAGAGATTAAGGTTCTACATCgatgatagagaccaaatgtatcaaggccaCAAGAAGGACATTATTTATAAAGAAGTTTTCACAATTTGCCAAATTAAGATGTTGTATTATAAATTTTGCATGAAGTTTTTAAGGATAAGtagtcaaagactatttcggTTAAAAACTGATGGTGCTTAGACAATAAGAACGGTAACACTATAATCCAACTATATCTCTGAATGTtagtatacaactgatatagttTAATACCAAATGCCACAACACTTTAGTTGCATTTTTGTTATAGGAACTAATGATTAATCTGTCATCATCTAAATCAACCCCCGAAATTTTGTTTGCTCTTATTGTTAACATAGttgactttttgttaaatttaatagttttctattaACAGACCATGGAAACGTAAAATAACGTTTTTAAATGGTGCCATAAAATATATACTACTTAACCGACATTATTATACTAACTTAGTAGCCCGACTATTTAAAAAAAATGACATAAACTACTAACTAATGTTGTCACATATGATGCAACTAGGTGCCCGTGCATTCTATATAATAGAATCAGAGATATTTTGATTGTGTTTAAAGATTACTAATTCTATTGGAAtttagtttggatttgattttgcgaGATGTTTATATGGAGTATTAATTACTATAACTATGTTACTTGATGTTAAACTAATTGATGGCAAAAAAATTATGCTAAAAGCAATAATGgatttttttttcatcaatgacAATATAGTATGACTTTTTTTTATTAACTTAAAATATATTAATTTTTAATGATAATTCTAATGAAAGgttcgtgcatcgcacgggcttttcaaCTAGTTCTTCTAGTATAAGGGGAATTAAATCAAAATCAGATCACAAATCAGTTGAAATCGGGTTTGATAAAATAAGGTTGATAACCTTAAATTGATTTCTACCCTGACAATTTTGAGGTTGAATCGAGCTACGACACGAATCGGGTTCGTCGGATTAGAGAACTTTTATCATACTACGAGGCAGCCTTCCATGTCATAATCCTAGTTGGCAACAGATCTTACGTGTCAAATAGTAATTGGTAATGATACAAGTCAGCCACGTTTGACCCTTAAAACAACCACATTGCTTCACTTTTTCGGCGATATATCTCCGCCAACGCGTTTCTGGACTTTCCATCGTTAATATTATTCTCCCATTAATTCCCCAAACTCCAAGCTCCAAACTCAGTCAACCAattctctctcttctttctctctctaaaaacaaCAATGGAAGCCATTGATACAGTGGTCGACCCCTTGAGAGAATTCTCTCGTGACAGCGCTCGCCTCGTTAAGCGTTGCCATAAACCCGATCGCAAAGGTTTGCTTTTCGTCTCTCTTTAGTCTTTCCGTTCTGGTtatttgtttaactttgattaaaatacgcctcacaaagaatataaaaggtaaacaattgagtGAGATGTATACGGTATGTAATTGCGTTTAATCTaaacttgttttgtttgattgtatACGTTTTTGTTTGCAGAGTTTAGTAAGGTTGCGTTACGGACTGCTATCGGGTTTGTGGTGATGGGTTTTGTTGGGTTTTTCGTCAAGTTGATCTTCATTCCAATTAACAACATCATTGTTGGCTCTGTTTAGGTAATTCTTTCTTTCGGTACGCTTTTCGCACTTTGCATGTTAGTTTTATCGATTGATTGCTGCAATTTGGATGTTAGTTTATTGGTGTTATTGATTGATTCGATGCATACAATGAAAAGTTGTTGTCTTTGGAGTTTGGAAGCTTGAAATTGAGATTTGATGCATGCAGTGACAAGACCGACTTTTGATTGGTTAAACACTCGTTTATTACTGTCAATAGATTTGATGCATGCAATGAATATTAGTAGTGTTACACAATAGTTACTgccttgttaatttgttaaagtAGATGTAGTTCTCGAcccaattttcatcttgggtcatgtTTGAGTATTTGAGGTTGATTTGGTTAATTATGTATTACAAGGGTCTATCCCTTACAGTGTTTTAATTGTTGGTTTTCCTTTTCAGTTAATCTAACCCTCATTAATTGTCGATTCTGATACTGTATTAAAAATGGTTCATTGAGTCGGCCACGTCTTTTATTGAAAAATGTCAATCATCTAGTATTCTTGTGTGATTCTTGGTACAGTTTTCATAAAAGGTGTATTTGAAAGGCTCAAACGGCCTTAATAAGGTACTCCGTATAAGAGTTTGTACATAACAATTTGCCGGAGCTTTTAAACCGCTGGGGTAATGTAGTTGTAATCTGCATCACCACGGCTGCAAGCCTGCAATTGCCAACCTTTTGATTGATCAGTCTGTTAGGGATGTACAAATGACAACCCTTATTTTAATCAAAGGCTAATATCTTGAAGAGATAAGCTTTCCTTCTTGTCCATGGACTATGTGATTAGAGATTTAGAGCTTTTCCTGATAACTTATGTGAGAATAAAGACGATCCGAAAATAGTTTGCTCAGTTTGGACTTTGATCTATGAATTTTAGGAATTTGTTCACCAAGTGAAGGTAATACCTGATGACTGACCTTATACAGCTCTACTTGTGAGAGCTTCGTCATGCTGTTACAGGACGTTTATTGACAAGTTCCGACCTAAAAGTTGATTTGAGTGTGCTCTTCACTTCATGTAGACTGCCTGTATTTTTTTCTTTGTGAACCATCCGGTTTAGTCTAGGTTTGAGCGGGTGAGGATCACACAGGGCGCAACAGAGCTCCCCTTCTGATGTTTTAACTGCATTCTCAACCTGTGAATTCATTAAATTAGATCAATGTATAATCCAAACTTAAATTGTCAAGTTGATTGCTTCTATACTGTAGTTCTGGACTTCTGTACAACTGATGTATTTTCGAGTCCTAGCTGACTTGTATATTTGTATGCTGCTCTTATGTGTTTTGTTCCTAGACAGAGAGAACTAAAAGAGTTAATTTGCATCGCCGTCTGCAGGTTAGGCACAGCGAGGTCCTCAAGAGGAGAGGGGCAATGAAACACATTGTTCTTGATCTTTGCAGCTGAAGTATTAAATAGGACGGACTTGTGTAGGTTTGTTTTGTACTTGAGTATGTTTTTCATTAGGATAATGGAAGAATGTATGGTTTATGAATAATTTGTGGATCATTAAGCTATCCACATTTCGAGTTAATCTTTCTTTTTAGCATTATATATTTTCCGCCTTGAGCTTCTCTATTTTTCTTTACTGGTTTTGGGATAAGACGGAAGCCTTATTGTCTCTGGCTGCCTTTTGTGCCTTTTTGAACTACGCTTAGGTTTGAAACTCTCTAGTGGCCACATTTGCACCAGTGACTCCTAAAATGAGTACCACTTTCATAACTTAGCGATTTAGAATATGTGCCGTAATCACAAGTTCAATACTCCTTAATCCCGTCACTTTATTCTTATCAATGACGCTGCCACTCAGTTTCTATCGTTATTACCCTAAAGAGTTGCTGTTGTTTCTCTTCCTAAACTTACCCGTCCATGTAATCTCAAGTGAACACTGAACACACTGTGGCGGCGCTTTTGGACTCGTGTGTGCTGCGTACCGTTTCCAAAGGAAGACCTAGCAATGCATGCACATTTTTAACTATATTCGATTAAGTTAACTACAGTATATGTTTATTGTCGTTTTGTTTATGTTGACTGCCGTTGTTAGAATTCTACGTCTCCGCTCTTCTTTTATCAAGGCTTGAGACCTGTAATGAGTATTAGACCTTCACTTTTAATGGCTTTCACCATCAATCAGGACGGGAAAAATCTACAAGAATTCATTCGATATAAGCGTTCTTGGAGCGGACCATTCTAATCAATCTGCTTACTTTTTAGAATGTCGTACAAACTACTACAGTACATCAACAATTTATGGTTCCTATTCGACTTTAATCTT is a window encoding:
- the LOC141602144 gene encoding protein transport protein Sec61 subunit gamma, which translates into the protein MEAIDTVVDPLREFSRDSARLVKRCHKPDRKEFSKVALRTAIGFVVMGFVGFFVKLIFIPINNIIVGSV